From one Musa acuminata AAA Group cultivar baxijiao chromosome BXJ2-6, Cavendish_Baxijiao_AAA, whole genome shotgun sequence genomic stretch:
- the LOC135614587 gene encoding monodehydroascorbate reductase 2, peroxisomal-like, translating to MGRAFVYVILGGGVAAGYAALEFARRGVAHGELCIISEETVAPYERPALSKGYLLPEAPARLPSFHTCVGANDERLTPKWYKEHGIELVLGTRVKSADVRRKTLITATGETISYEILIIATGARALKLEEFGVRGSDAENVCYLRNLADANRLVAVMQTCTGGNAVVIGGGYIGMECAAALATNRIKVTMIFPEAHCMARLFTPKIAEFYENYYKSKGVKFIKGNVLTSFENDSEGKVKAVILKDGTRLLADMVVVGIGIRPNTGLFEGQLHLEKGGIKVNGRMQTSNTSVYAVGDVAAFPVRLFGNEIRRLEHVDSARKTARHAVAAIMAPKTTGDLDYLPFFYSRVFTLSWQFYGDNVGSVIHFGDFNSGRFGAYWTNKGVIVGAFLEGGSREDYEAIAKAVRFKAAVKDTHELESAGLEFALRASQQAAPDGGLLVERLSYTRYATAGVAVALSIAAFAFWYGRRRRVW from the exons ATGGGTCGAGCGTTCGTGTACGTGATACTCGGCGGCGGCGTCGCCGCTGGCTACGCTGCCCTTGAGTTCGCGCGCAGGGGAGTCGCCCACGGCGAGCTCTGTATCATCTCCGAAGAAACC GTCGCACCTTATGAAAGGCCTGCATTAAGCAAAGGATATTTACTTCCAGAAG CCCCTGCACGCCTGCCTTCATTTCATACTTGTGTGGGTGCTAATGATGAGAGATTGACACCAAAATGGTATAAGGAGCATG GCATTGAACTTGTTCTTGGAACCAGAGTCAAGTCTGCTGATGTGAGGAGGAAGACATTGATCACTGCAACTGGTGAAACTATCAGTTACGAGATACTCATAATTGCAACAGGTGCTCGG GCTTTAAAACTTGAAGAATTTGGAGTGAGGGGATCAGATGCTGAAAATGTTTGCTATCTGCGCAATTTGGCTGATGCAAATAGGCTTGTGGCCGTAATGCAAACATGCACTGGTGGGAATGCTGTTGTTATTGGTGGTGGTTACATAGGAATGGAATGTGCCGCAGCATTGGCTACAAATCGAATAAAAGTAACCATGATTTTTCCTGAAGCACATTGCA TGGCTCGTCTATTTACACCGAAGATTGCCGAGTTTTACGAGAATTACTATAAGTCAAAGGGGGTTAAATTTATCAAAGGAAATGTCCTGACATCGTTTGAAAATGACTCGGAGGGAAAG GTGAAAGCAGTGATCCTTAAAGATGGTACCCGTCTTCTGGCTGACATGGTTGTGGTGGGTATTGGTATCCGTCCAAATACCGGTCTTTTTGAAGGTCAACTACATCTGGAGAAAGGTGGGATTAAGGTCAACGGACGAATGCAGACAAGCAACACCTCTGTTTATGCTGTTGGCGATGTCGCTGCTTTTCCCGTCAGACTCTTTGGTAATGAGATCCGCCGCCTCGAGCATGTTGACTCTGCTCGGAAGACTGCAAGGCATGCTGTTGCGGCCATCATGGCACCCAAGACAACAGGTGATCTTGACTATTTGCCCTTCTTTTACTCGAGAGTTTTCACACTTTCTTGGCAGTTCTATGGTGACAATGTTGGAAGCGTCATCCATTTTGGAGATTTTAATAGTGGAAGATTCGGTGCCTACTGGACCAATAAGGGTGTGATTGTTGGGGCTTTCCTTGAGGGTGGAAGCAGAGAGGATTATGAAGCGATAGCCAAGGCTGTTAGGTTCAAAGCGGCAGTGAAAGATACCCATGAACTTGAAAGCGCAGGGCTTGAATTTGCTTTGAGAGCGAGTCAGCAGGCAGCCCCAGACGGTGGGCTTCTTGTGGAAAGATTATCATATACACGATATGCCACAGCTGGTGTTGCTGTAGCGCTGTCAATTGCTGCTTTTGCTTTCTGGTATGGGAGGAGGCGCCGTGTATGGTAA